A DNA window from Aquarana catesbeiana isolate 2022-GZ linkage group LG01, ASM4218655v1, whole genome shotgun sequence contains the following coding sequences:
- the LOC141132779 gene encoding olfactory receptor 5V1-like — protein sequence MTVAANSMVISVVCFDSRLHTPMYFFLVNLAIIELLCTTAIIPNTLNNMLKEAKGISFVGCFVQMFTFIISGGSECILLGMMAYDRYVAICQPLLYTVIMNKSLCIYMAITCWTVGLITALVNTALTATLPYCRDRLIRHYFCEIPPLLKLSCKNTYINELVVFLFGASVILVSLLLTLISYTFVIRAVIKIPSASGKKKAFSTCTSHLLVVSLFFGTAILTYLRPSSQSFYNKDHIFSLAYAVVTPLINPLLYSFRNKDVRRALLKILQLWRAIAYRGARFS from the coding sequence ATGACTGTGGCTGCAAATTCCATGGTTATATCTGTTGTCTGTTTTGATTCCCGTCTTCACACTCCTATGTATTTCTTTTTGGTCAACCTCGCTATAATTGAGTTATTGTGTACTACAGCAATCATTCCAAATACTTTAAACAACATGCTAAAGGAAGCCAAAGGAATCTCATTTGTAGGCTGTTTTGTTCAAATGTTTACATTTATAATTTCAGGGGGCTCAGAATGCATTCTGCTTGGTATGATGGCATATGATAGATATGTTGCTATATGCCAACCTCTATTGTATACTGTAATCATGAACAAGTCCCTTTGCATCTATATGGCAATTACCTGCTGGACTGTTGGGTTAATAACTGCATTAGTGAACACTGCTCTTACTGCTACATTACCCTATTGCCGTGACCGCCTTATCAGACATTATTTCTGTGAGATTCCACCACTTTTGAAGCTATCTTGCAAGAACACGTATATTAATGAATTAGTGGTCTTTCTTTTTGGTGCCAGTGTAATACTGGTCTCCCTTCTTCTAACTCTTATCTCATACACCTTTGTTATTCGTGCAGTAATCAAGATCCCCAGTGCCAGCGGAAAGAAAAAGGCTTTCTCCACATGTACTTCTCATCTCCTCGTGGTCAGCTTGTTCTTTGGGACAGCTATCTTAACATATCTCCGTCCATCTTCACAGTCATTCTATAATAAGGATCACATATTTTCCCTGGCATATGCTGTAGTCACTCCACTTATTAATCCTTTGTTATACAGTTTTAGGAATAAAGATGTTCGGAGGGCACTATTGAAGATCTTACAGTTGTGGAGGGCAATTGCTTATAGAGGTGCCAGGTTTTCTTAG